A section of the Meles meles chromosome 8, mMelMel3.1 paternal haplotype, whole genome shotgun sequence genome encodes:
- the RNASEH2C gene encoding ribonuclease H2 subunit C, translating to MESSDEEAVEKCRVHLRPGTLRDAARATLHLLPCEIQVNGPAPVERFFTPAIRQSPDGLEVSFRGRRLRGEEVVVPPGLVGYVTVMEEKGEVPVGKDFSEGSSNEDEREELELAEPPEALERDFDQFIGATASFSRFTLWGLETIPGPDAKVRGALTWPSLAAAIHAQVPED from the exons ATGGAAAGCAGCGACGAGGAGGCAGTCGAGAAGTGCCGCGTCCACTTGCGTCCTGGCACCCTGCGCGACGCCGCCCGCGCCACACTGCATCTTCTGCCCTGCGAGATTCAGGTTAACGGGCCAGCCCCGGTGGAGCGCTTCTTCACCCCAGCCATCCGCCAGAGTCCGGATG GACTCGAAGTGTCGTTTCGGGGCCGCAGACTACGGGGCGAGGAGGTGGTGGTCCCGCCCGGCCTCGTGGGATACGTGACGGTgatggaagaaaagggagaggtgCCGGTGGGGAAGGATTTCTCGGAAGGTTCGTCGAATGAGGATGAGCGAGAGGAGCTGGAGCTGGCGGAGCCCCCCGAGGCGCTGGAGCGGGACTTT GACCAGTTTATCGGAGCTACTGCCAGTTTCAGCCGCTTCACACTGTGGGGCCTGGAGACCATCCCTGGTCCGGATGCCAAAGTGCGCGGGGCTCTAACCTGGCCCAGCCTCGCTGCAGCG ATTCACGCACAGGTGCCCGAGGACTGA